Proteins encoded by one window of Polaribacter haliotis:
- a CDS encoding FecR family protein, whose amino-acid sequence MKHENDILKWLNREVSDEELVHLKESENFTTLEKIAHYSSQIETPKVDVEKSLASLKLKTKSTSKKGKVVKLNFKKLYKYAAAVLVLLTTSYFFLFNNDANFNTQYAETKTFNLPDNSEVVLNANSEITYSKKDWENSRNLDLNGEAYFKVQKGKKFTVNTEIGEVTVLGTQFNVKERDNYFEVKTYEGLVSVAYKDTLVKLPKGTIFKVVNGVVDTNTTFNVNENSWLQKESNFKSTPLKIVLEEIKNQFGYTVKTDNVNATKLYTGGFSHTDVNVAMQSVTIPLQLSYKIEGKTITVYNYEQ is encoded by the coding sequence ATGAAACACGAAAACGACATATTAAAATGGTTAAACAGAGAGGTTTCTGATGAAGAATTGGTGCATTTAAAAGAAAGTGAAAACTTTACAACTTTAGAAAAAATTGCACATTATTCATCTCAAATAGAAACACCTAAAGTAGATGTAGAAAAAAGTCTTGCATCATTAAAATTAAAAACAAAAAGTACTTCTAAAAAAGGGAAAGTTGTAAAGTTAAACTTTAAGAAATTGTATAAATATGCAGCAGCAGTTCTTGTTTTATTAACAACTTCTTATTTCTTTCTTTTTAATAATGATGCTAATTTTAATACACAATATGCAGAAACTAAAACCTTTAATTTACCAGACAATTCTGAAGTTGTTTTAAACGCAAATTCAGAAATTACGTATTCTAAAAAAGATTGGGAAAATAGCAGAAATTTAGATCTTAATGGAGAAGCTTACTTTAAGGTTCAAAAAGGAAAAAAGTTTACTGTAAATACAGAAATAGGAGAAGTAACCGTTCTTGGAACGCAGTTTAACGTAAAAGAAAGAGACAATTATTTCGAAGTAAAAACCTACGAAGGTTTGGTAAGTGTTGCTTATAAAGACACACTTGTAAAATTACCTAAAGGAACTATTTTTAAGGTTGTAAATGGTGTTGTAGATACCAATACAACTTTTAATGTAAACGAAAATTCTTGGTTACAAAAAGAATCTAACTTTAAAAGTACACCTCTAAAAATAGTTTTAGAAGAAATTAAAAACCAATTTGGTTATACTGTTAAAACAGACAATGTAAATGCAACTAAATTATATACAGGTGGTTTTTCTCATACAGATGTTAATGTAGCTATGCAATCTGTAACTATTCCTTTACAATTATCTTATAAAATCGAAGGAAAAACAATTACTGTCTATAATTATGAACAGTAA
- the rpiB gene encoding ribose 5-phosphate isomerase B has translation MTIAIGNDHAGTEYKFEIIKHLEEKGYKVLNFGTDSNGSMDYPDAIHPTADAVESGKAELGIILCGSGNGAQMTANKHQGIRAALCWNKELVELTRQHNNANVLTIPARFVSLQQAISFVDVFLSTEFEGGRHATRVDKISCAG, from the coding sequence ATGACAATTGCCATTGGTAATGATCACGCAGGAACAGAATACAAGTTCGAAATTATAAAACATTTAGAAGAAAAAGGCTATAAAGTCTTAAATTTTGGAACTGATTCAAATGGTTCTATGGATTACCCAGATGCAATTCATCCAACAGCAGATGCTGTAGAATCTGGTAAAGCAGAATTAGGAATTATTTTATGTGGTTCTGGAAATGGCGCACAAATGACAGCTAATAAACACCAAGGAATTAGAGCTGCTTTGTGTTGGAATAAAGAATTAGTAGAATTAACAAGACAACATAATAATGCAAACGTTTTAACGATTCCTGCACGTTTTGTGTCTTTACAACAAGCTATTAGTTTTGTAGATGTTTTTCTTTCTACAGAGTTTGAAGGTGGAAGACACGCAACAAGAGTTGATAAGATTTCTTGTGCTGGGTAA
- a CDS encoding membrane metalloprotease encodes MKNIFLKAVLVCSILFSCTSETEDLGEENNGNTNVQLNRQATGTSANDLLSNRVFKKLIVEVAYIEGFKPTESALNNFKNFIQNRTNKSRGVEFITKIIPTTGKTVYTLDEVVDIEKQYRTKYNSNETIAVWVLFINGKSSRDNNQGSILGSAYWNTSFVIYEETIQGLSNSAFEPERSLLESSVINHEFGHILGLTNLGSALQSDHEDTDHPKHCIEEDCLMYWAAETSQGIGSMVSGGQIPTLDAQCLADLKANGGK; translated from the coding sequence ATGAAAAATATTTTTTTAAAAGCAGTTTTAGTTTGTAGTATTCTTTTTTCTTGTACATCAGAAACAGAAGATTTAGGTGAAGAAAATAACGGAAATACAAATGTTCAATTAAACAGACAAGCAACAGGTACATCTGCAAATGATCTTTTATCGAACAGAGTTTTTAAAAAATTAATTGTAGAAGTTGCTTATATAGAAGGTTTTAAGCCTACAGAAAGTGCTTTAAATAATTTTAAAAACTTTATACAAAACAGAACAAACAAGTCTAGAGGAGTAGAGTTTATAACAAAAATAATTCCTACTACAGGAAAAACAGTATATACTTTAGATGAAGTTGTAGATATAGAAAAACAATACAGAACTAAATATAATTCTAACGAAACAATTGCTGTTTGGGTGTTGTTTATTAACGGAAAATCTTCTAGAGACAATAACCAAGGTTCTATTTTAGGTTCTGCTTATTGGAATACTTCTTTTGTTATTTATGAAGAAACGATACAAGGTTTAAGTAATAGTGCTTTTGAACCGGAAAGAAGTTTGTTAGAATCTTCTGTAATCAATCACGAATTTGGCCATATTTTAGGATTAACAAACTTAGGAAGCGCGTTACAAAGCGATCATGAAGATACAGATCATCCAAAACATTGTATTGAAGAAGACTGTTTAATGTATTGGGCAGCAGAAACCAGTCAAGGAATTGGTAGTATGGTTTCTGGCGGACAAATACCAACTTTAGATGCACAATGTTTGGCAGATTTAAAAGCAAATGGCGGAAAGTAA
- a CDS encoding RNA polymerase sigma factor, with translation MANKSLCNEIYFNEFYTSHIQSASNFAYYKSGDKNTSLDLAQEAFIKIWENCGKIKFEKAKSYLFTVINNLFLNKVKHEKVVFEYAKSSPYLDVNNQSPEYLLEEEEFKVKLQNAISGLTEGEREVFLMNRIDGKKYREIAEMLEISQKAVEKRMSSALKKLRNKIDGI, from the coding sequence ATGGCTAATAAATCTCTTTGTAATGAAATTTATTTTAATGAGTTTTACACTTCTCACATTCAGTCTGCCAGTAATTTTGCATACTATAAGAGTGGTGATAAAAATACATCTTTAGATTTAGCACAAGAAGCTTTTATAAAAATATGGGAAAATTGTGGGAAAATTAAATTCGAAAAAGCAAAGTCTTACCTATTTACAGTAATTAACAATTTATTTCTAAATAAAGTAAAACACGAAAAAGTAGTTTTCGAATACGCTAAAAGTAGCCCTTATTTAGATGTTAATAACCAAAGTCCAGAATATTTATTAGAAGAAGAAGAATTTAAAGTAAAACTACAAAATGCTATTTCTGGTTTAACTGAAGGAGAACGTGAGGTTTTTCTTATGAATAGAATTGATGGAAAAAAATACAGAGAAATTGCAGAAATGTTAGAAATTTCTCAAAAAGCAGTCGAAAAAAGAATGTCATCCGCCTTAAAAAAATTAAGAAATAAAATTGATGGAATATAA
- a CDS encoding TonB-dependent receptor, with protein sequence MNSKILLFCCVFLLFVNSQFAQNSTKKIALSTLLIDLEKQYNIKFSYSDTDVKEVFLEKPNLDFSLTKMLQFLNENTFLQFKTLDNRYITISFLNKKINICGVILDAKTKTVLPLCSIKIVNFKSGTTTNSNGEFNLNNVSLDASLLVSFIGYSSQIIKAKDLYLQPKCKEIFLLESSEQLSEISIAKFLTSGLQKSEDGSTVLNTEKFGILPGLIEPDILKTIKILPGIESASESISNINVRGGTNDQNLMLWDGIKMYHTGHFFGLISAYNPYLTNKVTVTKNGTSSLFSDGVSSTINMQTSNRITNKFSGGGGFNLLSADVFVNVPISNKLEFHVSGRRAFTDFLITPTFTNYFTRSFQDNSVSSNTVNDSSTDFYFYDYSFKVLYDINYNHSIRASFIGITNHLDYKEAYTSNNTTIEENSVFKQANLGAIVSWKADWNSKFSTNVSAFLSDYNIDASDYNKDTDQFQTQFNNVLETEFKVSSKYEFSDTFHFLNGIVFNEIGIRNTTTVNAPTFSKTEKNVLLKSAFFSEVEYKKNNTYARFGLRVNYFDKFNEFVVEPRINIRQKLNNEVSLKLEAEFKNQTTTQKVDFQDNFLGIEKRRWILSDNENIPIVKSKQLSFGAAYTVKNLYVDITSFYKKVDGITAANQGFYNNIQQFNSVGNYEVKGVEFLINKKSKTISTWLSYSYAINNYTFDIFNPETFPNSLDISHSVSTAFNYSFYNNFKISVGGILRSGNPFTKPVEGNETIQDGNRTIVNYSNPNSERLENFFRIDASASYNFNFSEAVKAVLRVGFTNITNKQNTINSYYIVDNNSTNNVRRIDNYSLPFTPNLSFRVRF encoded by the coding sequence ATGAACAGTAAAATTCTACTTTTTTGCTGCGTTTTTTTACTTTTTGTAAATAGTCAGTTTGCACAAAATTCTACAAAAAAAATAGCATTATCTACGTTATTAATAGATTTAGAAAAGCAGTATAATATAAAGTTTTCTTATTCAGACACAGACGTAAAAGAGGTTTTTTTAGAAAAACCAAATTTAGATTTTTCTCTTACTAAAATGCTTCAATTTTTAAATGAAAACACTTTTTTACAATTTAAAACTTTAGATAATAGATATATAACTATTTCCTTTTTAAATAAGAAAATTAATATTTGTGGGGTTATTTTAGATGCAAAAACAAAAACGGTTTTACCACTTTGTTCTATAAAAATAGTAAACTTTAAAAGTGGAACAACTACCAATTCTAATGGAGAATTTAATTTGAATAATGTTTCTTTAGATGCTTCGCTTTTAGTTTCTTTTATTGGGTATTCTTCACAAATAATAAAAGCGAAAGATTTGTATTTACAGCCAAAATGTAAAGAAATTTTTCTTTTAGAAAGTTCGGAACAATTATCCGAAATAAGTATTGCTAAATTCTTAACAAGTGGTTTACAAAAAAGTGAAGATGGAAGTACCGTTTTAAATACAGAAAAATTTGGAATTTTACCGGGTTTAATAGAGCCAGATATTTTAAAAACTATTAAGATTTTACCTGGTATAGAAAGTGCAAGCGAAAGTATTTCTAATATAAATGTTAGAGGTGGTACAAATGATCAAAATTTAATGCTTTGGGATGGAATTAAAATGTATCATACAGGTCATTTTTTTGGTTTAATTTCTGCTTACAATCCTTATTTAACAAATAAAGTTACAGTTACTAAAAACGGAACAAGTAGTTTGTTTTCAGATGGAGTTTCGTCTACCATAAATATGCAAACTTCTAATAGAATTACTAACAAATTTTCTGGTGGTGGAGGTTTTAATTTATTAAGTGCAGATGTTTTTGTAAACGTTCCTATTTCAAATAAGTTAGAGTTTCATGTTTCTGGAAGAAGAGCTTTTACAGATTTTTTAATTACACCAACTTTTACAAATTATTTTACTAGAAGTTTTCAAGACAATTCTGTTTCTTCTAATACTGTAAATGACTCATCAACAGATTTTTACTTTTACGATTATTCTTTTAAAGTATTGTATGATATCAACTATAATCATTCTATAAGAGCAAGTTTTATTGGTATTACAAACCATTTAGATTATAAAGAAGCATATACTTCTAACAATACTACTATAGAAGAAAATAGTGTTTTTAAACAAGCAAATTTAGGTGCAATTGTAAGTTGGAAAGCAGATTGGAATTCTAAATTTTCTACCAATGTTTCGGCATTTCTATCTGATTATAATATAGATGCTTCCGATTATAATAAAGATACAGATCAATTTCAAACACAATTTAATAATGTATTAGAAACCGAATTTAAAGTTTCTTCTAAATATGAATTTTCTGATACTTTCCATTTCTTAAACGGAATCGTTTTTAATGAAATAGGAATTAGGAATACAACCACAGTTAATGCACCAACTTTTTCTAAAACTGAGAAAAATGTATTACTAAAAAGTGCTTTCTTCTCTGAAGTTGAATACAAGAAAAACAATACCTATGCAAGATTTGGTTTACGAGTAAATTACTTCGATAAGTTTAACGAATTTGTTGTGGAGCCTCGTATAAATATAAGACAAAAATTAAATAACGAAGTTTCTCTAAAATTAGAAGCTGAGTTTAAAAACCAAACTACCACTCAAAAAGTAGATTTTCAAGATAATTTTTTAGGTATTGAAAAAAGACGTTGGATCTTATCTGACAACGAAAATATACCTATTGTAAAAAGTAAACAACTTTCTTTTGGTGCAGCATATACTGTAAAAAATTTATATGTAGATATTACTAGTTTTTATAAAAAAGTAGATGGAATTACGGCTGCAAATCAGGGTTTTTATAATAACATTCAGCAATTTAATTCTGTAGGAAATTACGAAGTTAAAGGAGTTGAATTTTTAATAAACAAAAAGAGTAAAACTATTAGTACTTGGTTAAGTTATTCGTACGCAATAAATAATTACACCTTCGATATTTTTAATCCAGAAACATTTCCAAATAGTTTAGATATTTCGCATTCTGTAAGCACTGCTTTTAACTATAGTTTTTATAATAATTTTAAAATTTCTGTTGGTGGAATTTTAAGATCTGGAAATCCATTTACAAAACCTGTTGAAGGGAATGAAACCATACAAGATGGAAATAGAACTATTGTAAATTATAGTAATCCTAATTCCGAAAGATTAGAAAATTTCTTTAGAATTGATGCTTCTGCAAGTTATAATTTTAATTTTTCTGAAGCTGTAAAAGCTGTTTTAAGAGTTGGTTTTACTAACATAACTAATAAACAAAACACCATAAACTCTTATTATATTGTAGATAATAATAGTACAAATAATGTAAGAAGAATAGATAATTATTCTTTGCCTTTTACTCCGAATTTAAGTTTTAGAGTACGTTTTTAA
- a CDS encoding GNAT family N-acetyltransferase produces MNFTTKQFSELTTYELYEILQLRAAVFVVEQDCVYQDVDGKDFKSLHVFGLKNDKIVAYTRIFKAGDYFDNASIGRVVVASEERKYGFGHDLMKASIKAVKTYFKADKITISAQVYLKKFYESHGFVKIGEEYLEDGIPHIQMVRG; encoded by the coding sequence ATGAACTTCACTACAAAACAATTTTCCGAATTAACAACGTATGAATTGTACGAAATTCTACAATTACGTGCAGCAGTTTTTGTGGTAGAACAAGATTGTGTGTACCAAGATGTAGATGGAAAAGATTTTAAGTCTTTACATGTTTTTGGACTTAAAAATGATAAAATAGTTGCGTATACAAGAATTTTTAAAGCTGGCGATTATTTCGATAATGCAAGTATTGGTAGAGTAGTAGTAGCTTCTGAAGAACGTAAATATGGTTTTGGACACGATTTAATGAAAGCTTCCATAAAAGCAGTAAAAACCTATTTTAAAGCTGATAAAATTACCATTTCTGCACAAGTGTATTTAAAAAAATTCTACGAATCTCATGGATTTGTAAAAATAGGAGAGGAGTATTTAGAAGATGGAATTCCTCATATTCAAATGGTTAGAGGTTAA